CGCCGAACTCGACGACCAGGCACTGGCGTTGTCCCTGCTCGACCCCGGCCCGCCGCACCCCCTCGCCGACCGGCCGATGTGGAAGGGGGTGCACGCCGTTCCGCCCGACCACTACCTCCGGGTCGCCGGGGCGAACCGCTCGCACCTGGTCCACTGGTGGAAGCCGCCGGAGGCGGTGGTTCCGCTCACCGAGGCGGCGCCGGTGGTGCGCGCGGCGCTGACCACGGCGGTCGAGGCGCGGGTGAACGGCGGCGGTGTGGTCAGCTGCGACCTCTCCGGCGGCATCGACTCCACCTCGATCTGCTTCCTCGCGGCGCGGGGACCCGCCGAGCTGATCGCCTACACCGCGCTCGGCCGCGACCCCGCCGACGACGACGCGGACTGGAGCATGCGGGCGGTGCTCGACCTCCCCCACGTGTGGCACGAGGTGCTGACGCGGGAGGAGATGCCCTTGGTCTACCAGGGGATCGCGTGGGCGGACGACCTGATGGACGCCCCGAGCCCCGCCACCATCGACCGCGCCCAGCTGCTCATCGGACTGCGCAGGCTGGCGGCACGCGGCGCGCGGGTGCACCTGACCGGGCTCGGTGGCGACGAGGTGCTCTCCGGCAGCAAGGAGGGCCTGTTCGAGATCTTCCGGACCAAGCCGCTGAAGGCGTTGTCCCATCTCCGGATCCACCGCGCCGCGGCCCGCTGGTCGCTCGGCGCGACCCTGCGGATGCTGACCAAGCGCGAGTCCTACGCGGCGTGGCTGGCCCGGATGGCGAAGTCGCTGACCGAACCCCGGCCGCCGGAGCGGGACGCCGCCATCGAGTGGGACGGACCGTTCCGGATGCCCCCGTGGGCCACCGACCACGCCGTGGAGCTGGTCCGCTCCGCCGTGCTCGAGGCCGCCAGGGACGCGGCGCCGGTCGGGCCGATCGCCACGCATTCCGACCTCATGGCCATCTGGTTCGGCGGGCGGCTGACCAGGGCCGAGGCGCAGATCGCGGAACGGATGGGAATCGGCTTGGCAGCGCCGTTCCAGGACGACCGGGTCATCGAGGCGTGCCTGGCGGTACGCCGGTACGAGCGGAACACGCCATCGGCCTACAAGCCGCTGGCCGCGGCGGCGCTGCGCGGGATCGTGCCCGCGCACCTGCTCGCGCGAACCACCAAGGCGGAAGGGTCGGCGGAGGAGGAGGCGGGGCTCCGCGAGAACAAGGCGGATCTGCTCGCGCTGTGCGAGAACTCCCGGCTCGAAGACCGCGGCCTGATCAACGTCAACGCGCTGCGCGGCTCGCTGCGCTTCTCCTACGACAAGGGAAGCGGGCACGAGGCCATCCAGCAGACCGTCAGCAGCGAGGTGTGGTTGCGAGTGCGCGAACTCGCCTCGCCACGGGAAAGGAACACGGCATGACCGTCCTGCACGAGCACGTCTCGGTCGTCAGCACCGACTACGGCGCGGTCCTGCTCGACCGGTCCTCCGGACGGTACTGGGCGCTCAACCCCACCGGGGCGCTCGTGCTGAGCGCGGTGCGGGACAGCGGTGACGAAAAGGCGGCGGTGGACGCGGTTCTGCGCGCCTTCGACGTCGACCCCAGCACCGCGCTCAGAGACGTGCAAGCCCTTCTGGAGCAGTGCCGCGCCGCCGGTCTGCTGGCCGAGTGAGGCGGACATGAGCGCTCCGATGACGTTGAGCCCACGCCCGCCCCGCCCGCCGTTGTCGCGCGCGGTGCTCGCCGCGCTGGCGGTGTTCGTGGCGAAGCGGCTCGCGACTCGTTCGCCCGCCCGGATCGAGGCGATCATGCGCCGTCTTCGCGTCGGTGCCCGCCCAGCCCGGTACGCGCGGGCGCAGACCGCCTACGACGAGGTCATGGCGGTGAGCTCCTGGTGCCGGGGACCGCAAGGGTGCTTGCCGCGCTCCATCGCCGTCGCGTTGCTGTGCCGGTGTTCCGGCACGTGGCCGTCCTGGTGCGTGGGGGCTCGCAAGGTGGGGCCGTTCAGCGCGCACGCGTGGGTCGAGGCGCAGGGGCGCGTCGTCGGCGAGCGCTTCGGCGATGACTACTTCCGCACGCTGTTCGCCGTGCGGCCGGTTCCGTGAACCGGCGCGAGGGCGTTCCCTCGTGGCGGCGTGCCCTGCGCAGGCGGTGCCCCGCGTCCAGGAGGCGCGGGTTTCGGACGATCTTCGTGACGCGGAACCGCGTTCACCGTTGGCGGGTCGGCTGTCCGCCGGCGGACCGCGAACGGTGAACCGTTGCTGAACTCGCGTTGAACGGTCAGACGGCAGTGTTGGAGGCGGCCCCCGGAAACAACAGCCCGACGAGAGCCGAAGGGAGGAGGGACATGAAGAAGACATACGAGAGTCCGGTGCTGCTTGAGGCAGGCACTTTCGCCACTGTCACCGGCCGTCGTGGCCGCTGGGGTCGCGACCGGCGCTGGCGCAGGCGTTGGTGGTGACTGGTTGCCCCACATGACCGAACAAACCCCGCTGGGTGCGGCGATGGCGGAACCGCCATCGCCGCACCGCGTATTTCCGGACGAGTGTGACCGTTGTGCCGACAGGACGAGGGATGGCAGCGATGAGCGGGAAGGACGAGCACGGCCGGCAGCGCGGAGGGGGGTTCATCGCGTTCGTCGGACTGTTGTCGGGTCACTGGCGCGCGGTCTCGGTCGCCGTGCTGCTCACGGTGCTCGGTACCGCGATCGGACTGGCCCAGCCCTTGCTGGTCAAGGACATCGTCGAGGTGGCGCAGGAGGGGAAGCCGGTCGCCGCCACGGTGCTGCTGGTGCTGCTCGGCCTGTTCCTGCTGCACGCGGCGGTCGACACCCTCGGCAGGTACGTGCTGGAGCGCACCAGTGAGTCGGTGGTGCGCGTGCTGCGGCGCACCATGATCGGACACCTGCTGCGGCTGCCGGTGCGGATCTACGACCGGGAGCGCATGGGGGACCTGATCTCGCGGACCAACGCCGACACCACCCTGGTGCGGGACGCGGTGGCCTTCAGCTTCGTCGACCTGGTCGCGGGCGGCGTCGGTGTCGGCGGTGCCGTCGCGCTGATGCTGTGGATCGACCCGCAGCTGTTCCTGCTGGTGCTGGCGACCGTCTCGATCGCGGGGCTGGCGCTGGTCGGGTTCCTCGGGCGCATCAGCACCGCCTCCGAGCACAGCCAGGCCGGTGTCGGCGACATGGCGGCCGACCTGGAGCGCGCGCTCGCGGCGATCAGGACGGTCAAGGCCAGCCGGGCCGAGGCCGTCGAGACCGAGCGCATCGGCCGCAGGGCCGACGAGGCCTACGTCGCCGGGGTGCGGATGGCCAAGCTGGAGTCGGTCGTGGGGCCCGCCATCGAGCTCGCCGCCAACGGCTCCATGCTGGTCGTGCTGCTCGTCGGCGGCATCAGGGTGGCCCAGGGCGGCGCGACGCTCGGCGAACTGGTGGCCTTCCTGCTCTACGCGACCTACCTCGTGATACCGCTGACCGAGATGTTCCAGGCGTTCGGGACGGTGCAACGCGGGCTCGGCGCGATGAACCGCGTCAGCGAGGTGCTGGCGCTGCCGGAGGAGACCGGCACGGAGCCGTCCGCGCGGGTCTTCACCGCGCCGTCGGGGCCCGTTGCCGGGCCGCAGCCCCCCGCGCTGGAGTTCCGCGACGTGTGGTTCGGCTACGAGGAGCGGCCGGTGCTCAACGGGGTGTCCTTCACGGTCCCGCGCCACGCCCACGTCGCGCTCGTCGGCGGGTCCGGGGCGGGCAAGTCCACGGTCCTGGCCCTCGCGGAGCGCTTCTACGAGCCCGTCAGCGGCAAGGTCCTGCTCGACGGGCACGACATCGGCGAGATGAGCCGGTTCGCGACGCGGTCCAGGATCAGCCTGGTGCAGCAGGAGACCCCGGTGCTGCGCGGGACCCTGCTGGACAACATCACCTACGCCGCGCCGGAGACCAGCCGCGCCGAGGTCGAGTGGGTCGTCGACGTGGTGAACCTCGGCGGTCTGGTGTCGCGGCTGCCGCACGGGTTGCACACCGAGGTCGGCGACCACGGCGTGCGGCTCTCCGGTGGGGAGCGGCAGCGGGTCGCCATCGCCAGGGCGCTGCTCACCTCCCCCTCGGTGATCCTGCTCGACGAGCCCACCTCGCAGCTGGACCCCGTCAACGAGG
The window above is part of the Allokutzneria albata genome. Proteins encoded here:
- a CDS encoding lasso peptide biosynthesis PqqD family chaperone; amino-acid sequence: MTVLHEHVSVVSTDYGAVLLDRSSGRYWALNPTGALVLSAVRDSGDEKAAVDAVLRAFDVDPSTALRDVQALLEQCRAAGLLAE
- a CDS encoding lasso peptide biosynthesis B2 protein — its product is MSAPMTLSPRPPRPPLSRAVLAALAVFVAKRLATRSPARIEAIMRRLRVGARPARYARAQTAYDEVMAVSSWCRGPQGCLPRSIAVALLCRCSGTWPSWCVGARKVGPFSAHAWVEAQGRVVGERFGDDYFRTLFAVRPVP
- a CDS encoding asparagine synthase-related protein — its product is MGIPIASEASWFTALPDTELPAVYDKLTTARRMVTHPSGRPWLVGDWIDEDMVAGRAGQAQIVVLGTCPVKEGSLCGAASRMSDVGKLDQLARALTGSSHLLASLAGQQRLQGTVSGMRRLFYGRAEGVLVAADRADVLAWLIDAELDDQALALSLLDPGPPHPLADRPMWKGVHAVPPDHYLRVAGANRSHLVHWWKPPEAVVPLTEAAPVVRAALTTAVEARVNGGGVVSCDLSGGIDSTSICFLAARGPAELIAYTALGRDPADDDADWSMRAVLDLPHVWHEVLTREEMPLVYQGIAWADDLMDAPSPATIDRAQLLIGLRRLAARGARVHLTGLGGDEVLSGSKEGLFEIFRTKPLKALSHLRIHRAAARWSLGATLRMLTKRESYAAWLARMAKSLTEPRPPERDAAIEWDGPFRMPPWATDHAVELVRSAVLEAARDAAPVGPIATHSDLMAIWFGGRLTRAEAQIAERMGIGLAAPFQDDRVIEACLAVRRYERNTPSAYKPLAAAALRGIVPAHLLARTTKAEGSAEEEAGLRENKADLLALCENSRLEDRGLINVNALRGSLRFSYDKGSGHEAIQQTVSSEVWLRVRELASPRERNTA
- a CDS encoding keywimysin-related RiPP, which translates into the protein MKKTYESPVLLEAGTFATVTGRRGRWGRDRRWRRRWW
- a CDS encoding ABC transporter ATP-binding protein, with the translated sequence MSGKDEHGRQRGGGFIAFVGLLSGHWRAVSVAVLLTVLGTAIGLAQPLLVKDIVEVAQEGKPVAATVLLVLLGLFLLHAAVDTLGRYVLERTSESVVRVLRRTMIGHLLRLPVRIYDRERMGDLISRTNADTTLVRDAVAFSFVDLVAGGVGVGGAVALMLWIDPQLFLLVLATVSIAGLALVGFLGRISTASEHSQAGVGDMAADLERALAAIRTVKASRAEAVETERIGRRADEAYVAGVRMAKLESVVGPAIELAANGSMLVVLLVGGIRVAQGGATLGELVAFLLYATYLVIPLTEMFQAFGTVQRGLGAMNRVSEVLALPEETGTEPSARVFTAPSGPVAGPQPPALEFRDVWFGYEERPVLNGVSFTVPRHAHVALVGGSGAGKSTVLALAERFYEPVSGKVLLDGHDIGEMSRFATRSRISLVQQETPVLRGTLLDNITYAAPETSRAEVEWVVDVVNLGGLVSRLPHGLHTEVGDHGVRLSGGERQRVAIARALLTSPSVILLDEPTSQLDPVNEAALTRVLRRVTRECALLVVAHRPSTVQAAERIVVLESGRVEAVGTHAELLTTSRTYAGLATGTLAGKAV